tattattattattattattattattattattgtgtcTTTTATGGCTACCAACATTACAACATTTTACTTTTTATCCAAAgacttaatttttttatgtaaattaaattaattaaattttagaaaCAACTCAttgttaaattttgaattttatttagtgtcttattaattgttttttttatgtCCGCTTAATTAAtttgtatattaattatttgatttgtCATCACATTTTATCTTATTtccatttattattttaaaataaagctAAAATTTATGTGTTTGAATAAAAGCCAAACACATCACAAAAAATAGCAAGACTTATGTGAGACGATTTTACGGATTAAAAACATCATAAATAAGAGTAGGTCTTCTGAGAGACGATCTCATAGATTCGACTCAGTCCATAACTAcagtgaaaataatatttttgacataaaaattaatattttttcataaatgagTTGAAAATACGACTAACAAAATTGATCGCGGTCTTCTAAGAGTTTTTgtgcataaaataatataatttctgtttttagAATGTGAATAATACAAAGTGTAATGTAAACAATATTGACCAATGACAGACAAATGTGGTTATTACACTAATTTCTTTGTATGCATACACCAAGCTCAAAACGAAGGATGAAAAGCCAAAAATTTAGACTGATCAAACACAACCTCATGGATTAAAACGAAAACCAGTACGCAGTACTTTTACAAATGGTATTAAAaacttggattatttttaagtataTTAACATACGGAAAAATGAGTTGTGGGCAAACAAGAACATTTTAAGCAGCAGTCACGAGATAAATCGGCAGATCGAACAAGCCGGTGTGGATGCGCGCGCAATACTACTTAACTTATCTTCGCTGCATTGTTCCCTTGTTGTCTTCTATTCCTTGCACGAAAACGGATTTTTAGAACCGAAAAGGGAAATTTCCAAAGCAGGATTCCAACAGTTTTCCACACCATACTCACTCACTCGTTATCGGTATGTACTACACAAGTTTGTAAGACATGATTTTTCTCCTCAGGTGCAAAgatgaagaaaaagaaaaaatttcttaGTCTATAGTGCCAAAATGAGAATATACCACAAGATGTCTTTATTTGAAAGCTGCCGATAACAGCGTCTACATTTGAATTTCATATATATGAACACATAAATACGAACAGCAAGTGAATCTTCCAATGATGTATATCCACAATTCGGCTCACGAAACAGGTAATTCAGTACCAGCATTTCGATTCAACTATCATAATGGTAGCAGTCTAATACCTAGAGGGCTCAAAGAGATTTTTATCAATGGCATTTTGGTTAATTCATGATGAAAAGTAAGgaaattgtttttaaaaaaatatatatatattatcggAGTAACAAAGGTGGATTTAAGTTAAGATGGATGGAAAATGGTAAATGCAGTGTCAGCGCAAACAACACAGTATGAGTAGAAAATGGTATGGTTAAACTTCATTGGCAAAATAAATTTAGGCATATATATTAGTTACAAAAATTTCAGTTCATCTTACCAGCTTTCTCGGGGAAGGCTGCGACTGTAAAGAGGAAGCTCAAAGAGAAATGTTGCTTTGAACCATGATGGCAAATTGCCGTACAACGAGGGGGGAAGTAAAATGAGAGGACTGCACAAAAAATTACATAATGATCATCTCTTTCATTACAAAAATTTACAGCAAAAGAGGGTAAGGAACGGGAACACAGACCTCGTAGTTCTTTTGTAGTGTATGTATGCAGATACATTTCCGTACTTTTTGTCCGCTGATTCCTATAGATGCAAACTTTGAGTACAGATGCATGTTCAAACGTGCAATAACAGTTGATTACAAGTAAACAAACTAAATTAGCAACCTCGAGAAGTGGTAAGCCACTGAGAAAAAGGAGCAGTAAGGTAAGAAATATTGGGCCAGAGATGACAAGCCATTCAGCATTTTTTAGCACTGGTGTTGCAGCAACAAAAATACCCCACCAGAGAAGTATCTGAGcacaaaatgaaaaaaaaaaatagatggtGAAAGAAAAATCCTAGAAAATGAACGGCAAATATCACGTTCATATTTCATTATGCCCGAAGCGACAGAGACGAATCTAAAGTAAACCTCGCCAAAATAGTTCGGGTGACGGGAATATTTCCAGAGCCCAGCATTGCACCATTTTCCCCTGTTCTCTTGAGCGTTTTTGAATAACAACTTCTGTTGGTCGGAGGTTGCTTCAACAAAAATTCCTATAGACCACATGATCCACCCTATTATGTCCCGGGCTTGAACTGAAGGATTTCGATCACTTGCATTAACAATTGTAACAGGTAAACTCACAGTCCACACCCAGACAGCCTGCAAAAGAGCAACTAAGGAGATTAACGGGGGAAGATGTTACCATTAGGTGCTCTTTTCATATTTAAACAATCAAAGGAACCTGGAAAATCCAAAAAGCTGCCAATTTTCCTAAATTAGTGCGCATTTCATCAAAGCGTCGATCCTCTCCCCACCGGAGTATCCTAACACAAATAATCGCAAACTGAATTCAGAATAAAGGtaaaaaaataacaagaaaTTAAAATTCCTGAACTGGCGAGGATATGAGAAATAAATAGTTATGCCTAATTGGTGTCACATGAATAATTTGAACTATTCCAAACCCCATTCAAGAGACCATTCTTTCTAAGAAAGATATAAGCATCTTCTAAATATTCAGGAGAACAATTATAAGAGTAGGACCTCATCAGAAGAAACAAGCCGAGACGAAGTCCCCAGATGATTACAAACAAGGACAAAACCACCTGAAAATAGAACTTAATAATTCAACCAATAAGAGAAACAAGAAAACGAAGATCAAGCAACGCCAGGAAAATTTAATACACATTTGATGTCATTGTATTATACAAAGTTCTTTTCCAAATAAAGATTAAGTAGTGAATAGCAATTATCATTTGATACATCTCTGACGAGATATAATTCAAAATAGTAAATATAACCGGGATGCTTCTAATTTTTCTGCATCTCACAAAATAATGTTGACACAAAGAAGAGATCAAAATGAAAAGTTCGAACAGAGTTGATCACCTGGCGAAAGTGCCATGATCCTTTCGCGACCAAGGTCAATACAGCAAGAATGACAAAATTTGTGCTACCTGTAACAGAAAAGTATAAAGAATATCTACAGAAAGACAAATAACACCAAACACTTCCGTAAAACAGATGAACAATTATATAAGGAGTCTTACTTTCTTCAAATACGAACTTCACAGAGTTCATAACTAGTCACCACAATTCTTTATCAATAACAAAAACATTTGGCCCTTGCTCTGTTTATTACAATTCTTCATTTTCCATCCTCAAATTGAAACCAGAGATTTACCATTTATTCACATTCTTTTCTCTCGAAACATATTTTCCATCATGTTCACATTTCACAATATTATAAGTACTTTAGTTCATCTTTCCAACAAATTCAAATAGTATTTTGTTTACATTGTATTTTAACTAAAAACACAATATTTCACAATCTTAAACTGATATGTATCAATTTCTCCAGTTACATCAAAATTCTGTCATTTATATCCTATTCTATATCTTTGAAAACTATTTCCACAGGAAACATAAAATGCTACCAAACAAAGCATAAGTTTTCAAGTGTAACGTCAGTTTGGAAAAAGCAGACAAGCTTAATAAAGTACTTTACTTCGGGCATACGGCACGATTATTATAACTATGTCTTTCAGagaaaaaagtcgaaagaaGATTTAACGTCAAGATCAAAACTTAATATAGGAGGCATTTTCAGAATTATCAAGATTTATGAAAATAATACTTCATATTATGTAATAAAACTGATAAAATCATATTATACACCCAAGAACAATCATAATGCTTAAAAGGTGGATTAAAATACCAGCAAAGTCAGTGACTTTATCAATTTTGAGAAGGGCTGTGATTATGAAGAACAAAAACTGATAGCCCACCtgcaaaaacaacaaaaatcaaCTATCTTCAGCATCCCCCCAACAAAAACAGAATATATATTCGtgcaaaacacgaaaatagtgaGTTTTTTTTAGATTATGAAGAATAAGTTTTTTTGCACACAGTGACAATGGCAGTAAGAGCCAAGAAATGGGAGTCGATAACGGTTCCCATCGAGCAATTCTTCGAGTAGCCAAATCCAAATGAAGCTTTGAGACTGATGTGAACTGTAGATTggttttttgttttcttgttttgaAATCTGACTCGTCAATTGTCGAGAAAGCGAGAATTTTCTTTGTAGGGAACAATGTGCGGTTGAAGTTAAAGGCGATGCTGCACTTGTATCCACCTAGTATTTGTTTTACTTgaaatttcttttctttctttctttcaccatggattttgtattttttaaaatcaattttttaatatagtaataaattcttttattttatatatatatatatatatatatatatatatatatatatatatatatatatatatattctgttATATTAAGGTTGAGCACATGATAGTAACCACCTAGGAAGAcaccaattttttcttccaattttacccttatataatactaatattacacttttgttttttattttttgtttttgtttttgtttttgtttttttttaaatttcaacacacactttttatttttatttttttatttcaacaattcaaatatcaatttagtcatcCATAGATTGTCAAATTACAGTTTAgttcatcgataatgataaaaaaatatttgtacacATACGCATCGCGTGTGCATAGTAACTAGtatatattatgatttttgtatttgattcgagttttataataattaaaaataaaaaaatgtatattttgATTATTCTTATCATACTTAATCAATTTATTCCAGGATGTTTTTTGAATCAAGCTTagtataaattaataatatttttatatgtaataaaatacaaaattaaggcaaaaacttatataagacggtctcacgagtcgtattttatgagacatatatcttatttgattcatccatgaaaaagtattaccttttatactaaaagtattactttttattgtgaatatcgatagaattGACCCTCGTCTCACATATTAACATTCGTGAGACCAGAACTACtctaaaattaattatatgctAGTAAGGctttattatatgttttttgagTTTCtgtttctatttttatttttaattatttttttttagttgaTGATTTTTGTAATTTTGAGGCATATTTTGAGAAATAAGAATTAATAAATATGGAGAGACCAACGAGAATTCTATTACTCATTAGTAATTTAGTAGTTTAATTTGTCTGACTGAATGTGAATATGCCAAGTCTcattattttacatttttccccCTCAGTTGTCATTCAATTCATTgacataattatatttaaattagaaCTGTCAATTataaaattcttttattttatatatatgttataaCAATGCTAAAGTATATACtaagatttttttataaatttattatataaaattataaagtAAAAAAGTAATTGAACCAAATTTTATCATCTATTACAAATCTACATGTCAGATTTCTTTTCTATGACCCACACGTGTTGGGCGATCGAGTTTGTTTCAATGGGTACTCGGGCTAggtccaaattttttttaaaaaaaaaattatgtataaattttatataattttaaaataatataatgttaGTCCGATATATcagaataaaatattaaaattttttaaagttttaaattttaatctgCGCGAAATTATATTTCTGTCTCCACCACTGGACTAGCTGTTAGCTGCAGATATAACCAGATCATCTGTGCAGTTAACAAGGGATTCTGAAATGGTTGGTTATATTTTAAACAGATGGCTGCAATGCGTGAGGTATCAGCAACAGAAACAGCAGTTATCTACGGTTTGGAGCCTGTTTGGGTGCCGGATTTGCATGAGTTCTGCTTGGAGAAAGGTGGGATTTGGAAAGCTGCTGGATGGATCGGTGCTGCTCTCGTGTTGGGTGTATTTTCTTGTTTGCGTTCATGAACAGCCAAAAGCTTCAAATTTACTGCCCAAAGAACCAAGAATTTGCATGGTTTTTGTGTTTCTTGCAGGGGGGAGCTTAATGTTGCAAATGTTCGGAGCTGAAGGTGGTGAATCTGAAGAGGCTAACGACAGCAAAAAAGCCTGTGAAATAGTGACGGTATCACGCTATACAAATCACCAGGAAACAACATGGCCACCAATCGGAACAACCTGACAGATATATTTAACAAGTAAAACTCGAGCCCCTTCGAGAAGTTTGCTGACAACTGAGTGTATCGTTTGCTTTTGAGACTGGCAGTTGAAATTAGTGTTGATATATATGTGATTGATCTGGATGTCTTGAACTAGTACAATAACGCACGCAACGTTCTGTTTGCCCACGCACGCCTTGTTCTGTGTTCGCGCACAACAGGGCGCACGCCTTGTTCTAGTCGATGGCTTCGAAAATCAACAACAAGCACGCGGAGAGATGTGGCGCACTAGCGCGCCTAGCATCCAATGCATCATCTTGACAACATTTTCCAAATAAATTTGGTCCAAAAAGTTAATATTTTGTCAAAGACCGCACCGCTCCGGCGTGTGTTTCACCAAGACAGCCTATTAGGCGTCTTCCTCTTTCTAAAAACTTCTGGTACCCTTTAGGGCTCAGGCCATAACTCAACTTGGAGCTTATTAGGGAGACTTCATTTGGTTATTTTCTCAATGTGGGACAAGCCACATTTGAGACATCTCACTTCTCTCTGCAACTCCTCACTCTTcctcttcttttcttttcatttatccaacaatatatacatacatatgtatatatagttACAAGATTTTCTCACTCCAGTTTTGTTTGGCAACATAATAAGCAAGAGCTAATGTGACACTTTCATGTGGAAATTATAACTGCAATAAATTGACAATCACATTCTTGTAGAAGGAACACCAAGATACAAGAACAGCAGAAATGATCTTCATACATCACTTAAGAAACATTGTCGACTGGTCAGTCATTTACGACcaattttattgaaaaacaaTGACAGAGAGGACTTAAAACACAGACATATTGGAACAACTTTGAGACGTCGTGGACTTAAAAGATCTGCATCACTTTTTCTTGGCTATAAACAAGCCCCACCTCTGCTCGCCAGAGGTACTCCTCACAAGTTTAGCCTTCCAGCCTCCAACTATATCATTGTAGTCTTGCTGCAGATAAGAATTCAATAAACAGTCGACAGATTCAGTTTCAATGACATATATGCAAGGATATACAAGAAAGAGTAGCATCCAGAATCCATGAATAAGAATGTACTTCTGAGAAGTCATGTATGAATGTTTCCTTATCCTTTTCTATTGTATGCAATTCCTTCTCCAGAACTTTTATAAACTGGAAATCAAGAAACCAACACAAGTTATTAATAAATTCATTGGAAATATGTATAAGAACGAGCTCGATGATTGAGCACCTGATCAGTACGATCCTCAGCCACGACTTCATCAAAGCCTGCATCTCTGAGCATCTGCAAACACAGAAGCATGTttaatatataatcatgtgaagCAATGCAGATGGTGGAAAATTCTTGGCTGAACCGGACCTGGCCATAGGTATGGACGTCGTGTAGATCATATCCCCTTTGTTTGATATACTCTAAAAATTCAGCAGATGGGGTTCCGGCATTCCTGCAGTAATCGCTTATCAGGACTATGCCTCCTGGCTTCAACCACTTGTAGAATGATCTGAATAGTGCAGGTTTGTCCTGAAAATAAAGCCGTAGTTTTCATATCAACCAATCATAGgatattttttatttccaaGTCCTTTTAGCCATTAAGGAAAATGGAAAGCAAAATCTCCATCTGTGGTTTGTGATTCAAATAGTAAGGATTTTACAACTCTTCTAAGATGCTGACAGATTAAAATTCAAAAGATAATTCTGACAAGGAATTTTCAATGCAACAGAACAATTTAGAggatttaaaaaagaaaaggatCGAGTAAAATATGATAAATCGAAAGAAAGAGTTTTGGGAATTTAAAAGTTGGAAACTAACTTGGATATGTAGGATTGTGTCCCGACTGTAGATAACATCAAAAGTACCATCAGGATAATCTTTCTTCGTACAGTCAGCAACCTCGAATTCGACAGCGCAGTTGAGACCAATTGCGCGTTCAAAAGCAAAGGAAATCATATTGATGGACAGATCGATGCCAACAACATGAACATCATACTTTTCAGCCATGTAGAAATCGCCTCCTCCAATGCCACATCCCACATCGAGGACTTTCTGGCCAGGCTGAAGATTAAGTTTATCAACAAACTCCCGCGTTGTGTCTGCACGACAAGAATACAAGTAAATCCAAGAACATAAATGAATGTAAATTGATAATTTAGCCAGAAGCTCAACAAACACTCATGTTAACATACCAATGCCTCCGGTGCTAACAAATCCCGGTCCAAAGACACGCTCGTAACGCAATATGCCACTTGATTTATACTGGACAGTATCCAAGAACTTCTGGAATCCCCTGTCATTGTCTGAGGGA
This window of the Primulina tabacum isolate GXHZ01 chromosome 12, ASM2559414v2, whole genome shotgun sequence genome carries:
- the LOC142520561 gene encoding uncharacterized protein LOC142520561 isoform X1 encodes the protein MGTVIDSHFLALTAIVTVGYQFLFFIITALLKIDKVTDFAGSTNFVILAVLTLVAKGSWHFRQVVLSLFVIIWGLRLGLFLLMRILRWGEDRRFDEMRTNLGKLAAFWIFQAVWVWTVSLPVTIVNASDRNPSVQARDIIGWIMWSIGIFVEATSDQQKLLFKNAQENRGKWCNAGLWKYSRHPNYFGEILLWWGIFVAATPVLKNAEWLVISGPIFLTLLLLFLSGLPLLEESADKKYGNVSAYIHYKRTTSPLILLPPSLYGNLPSWFKATFLFELPLYSRSLPRESWNRRQQGNNAAKIS
- the LOC142520561 gene encoding uncharacterized protein LOC142520561 isoform X2, which gives rise to MGTVIDSHFLALTAIVTVGYQFLFFIITALLKIDKVTDFAGSTNFVILAVLTLVAKGSWHFRQVVLSLFVIIWGLRLGLFLLMRILRWGEDRRFDEMRTNLGKLAAFWIFQAVWVWTVSLPVTIVNASDRNPSVQARDIIGWIMWSIGIFVEATSDQQKLLFKNAQENRGKWCNAGLWKYSRHPNYFGEILLWWGIFVAATPVLKNAEWLVISGPIFLTLLLLFLSGLPLLEESADKKYGNVSAYIHYKRTTSPLILLPPSLYGNLPSWFKATFLFELPLYSRSLPRES
- the LOC142521243 gene encoding phosphoethanolamine N-methyltransferase 1-like isoform X2, whose amino-acid sequence is MAAVQEPERKVQKNYWIEHTADLTVESMMLDSKASDLDKEERPEVLSLLPPFDGKSVLELGAGIGRFTGELAKRAGELVALDFIESAIKKNETLNGHHKNAKFMCADVASPDLKFPEGSLDLIFTNWLLMYLSDEEVENLAERMIKWLKVGGHIFFRESCFHQSGDHKRKNNPTHYREPRFYTKLFKKCNVSDDSGYSYELDLIGFKCIGAYVRNKKNQNQICWLWQKVPSDNDRGFQKFLDTVQYKSSGILRYERVFGPGFVSTGGIDTTREFVDKLNLQPGQKVLDVGCGIGGGDFYMAEKYDVHVVGIDLSINMISFAFERAIGLNCAVEFEVADCTKKDYPDGTFDVIYSRDTILHIQDKPALFRSFYKWLKPGGIVLISDYCRNAGTPSAEFLEYIKQRGYDLHDVHTYGQMLRDAGFDEVVAEDRTDQFIKVLEKELHTIEKDKETFIHDFSEQDYNDIVGGWKAKLVRSTSGEQRWGLFIAKKK
- the LOC142521243 gene encoding phosphoethanolamine N-methyltransferase 1-like isoform X1; the protein is MRQKGRHNNRRSRTFSRTRIAIEEPERKVQKNYWIEHTADLTVESMMLDSKASDLDKEERPEVLSLLPPFDGKSVLELGAGIGRFTGELAKRAGELVALDFIESAIKKNETLNGHHKNAKFMCADVASPDLKFPEGSLDLIFTNWLLMYLSDEEVENLAERMIKWLKVGGHIFFRESCFHQSGDHKRKNNPTHYREPRFYTKLFKKCNVSDDSGYSYELDLIGFKCIGAYVRNKKNQNQICWLWQKVPSDNDRGFQKFLDTVQYKSSGILRYERVFGPGFVSTGGIDTTREFVDKLNLQPGQKVLDVGCGIGGGDFYMAEKYDVHVVGIDLSINMISFAFERAIGLNCAVEFEVADCTKKDYPDGTFDVIYSRDTILHIQDKPALFRSFYKWLKPGGIVLISDYCRNAGTPSAEFLEYIKQRGYDLHDVHTYGQMLRDAGFDEVVAEDRTDQFIKVLEKELHTIEKDKETFIHDFSEQDYNDIVGGWKAKLVRSTSGEQRWGLFIAKKK